The genome window AAACCCCTTGTTTCATCTTCCTCATATTCTGAAAACATCATATCACCCCAGTTATTATGTTGTTACCATTATACCATATAATCGCCTTGATATCAGGGGTTTTGGACAATTTTTTCCGGCTAAAAAAATGATTTTCCTTGAATCTCGAAGTTTATTTTGGACTTTTTTCAGTGCAATCATTATTAAATAGTAATAATAGAAAAATAGAAGTTAATAAGTTGGATTCTTGGATATTAGATATATAGTTTGACGTCGTCTAACAGAGGGTTTCCGCTACGGCTAAAGCCCAGCCTGCCTTCGGACATGCTCTCTGTCACAAAGTTTGCAATGAGTTAGGTTAGTAGTTTGGCCAGCAAACTTTTGGGTCAGGTCCTGACGGACACGAGCACGTCGGGAACCCTCGGGACGTTATACGACATTGGATAAGGGGGTTTTTTGAATGAATAAAGAAAATCTCCATAACCTTTAGTTAACGGTGCTGTGGGGTTTGCCCCAGCTTTGACCACGAAGTGCGCAAATCTCACGATGAAGCCCTAATAATTGTTGTCTGGGTAGTTTGTCAATTAATTCTTGATGCCACAATCTTATTTTTTCGCCTCCTTTTTCAACTTATTTATGGTAACTCCCTGGCATATATGTCAATACTTATTTACAAATAAACAAAAAAAGACCACCCGTTAAGGTGGTAACTACTCGCTAATTCATAAGCAATATAAGCAAATCTTTTCTTTAAGCTGTGGTTGTAAGGACCTGGATTGGAGATATAAAGGTAATATGTCGAATGGTAATTATTAAAATACTTCAATCAGCTAAAAATTGCACAAAATAAACATTATAAGCGATCAACCTTCACTGATCAGGGGAAATTTTGTAGCAAATCGAAGAAATTCGGAGAAATTTAAAGTTTAGTTTTTAAGTTATTGCCGGCTGAAAAGGCTCCCCGAGAAATGCTAATCTGATCTCAGGGGCTTTCGGCCGGTTTAATTGTTTTTAAATGGCTATAATCAGGGTAATTTGCTTTATGGTGGAAAATAGATTATTTTTGAAAAGTTATTTGTTTCAGAGTCAACAAGAAAATAATAAAACAATCTCCAAGTTCCAATTTAAGGGAGACGGCTAGTGAGTTGGCGAATAAAAAGGCGGCCGCTCAAAAGTTTGCAAGACCTTTTGTTAGCATCATCCCCAGTAGCACAAGGATGTGTTCATGTAGCAGAAGTTATTTAACCACAGTACCTCAACGTAATACCGTACTATATCAGTATAATTCAGAAATAAAGTTGTGGAAATGCAAAAATTTATCTTTTAAGCTAATATAACGTATTTAAGGCGTTTAATTTGGGGGGGAATCATTAATATATTTTTTTATTCCTTCGACTAAAAAAACTACGGCTTTTGCCCCGGGGTCTATTTTACCTTTAGATTTTTCCTTGTAATAAGCCGCTCTCCCATGCTGTGCTATCATATTTTTGGTTCTTTCTGCATTTTCTTCTGCTGTCTTCAAAACCTCATCAATAATGTTTGGTTTAGGAGACTTATTTATTGAATTTTTTATTACATTATTTATTGGAATTAACACATCTAATAAAGTTTTATCCCCTGGCTCAGCCCCTCCTTTTTCACTAATATTATTAATGCCAGCTTCAATCATCATTGAAAAATCTTCAATATCTATGTTATCTTTGCCTTTAACTTGTTTTCCAGCCTCCATTAATGCTGAGGACAATAA of Halarsenatibacter silvermanii contains these proteins:
- the dhaL gene encoding dihydroxyacetone kinase subunit DhaL encodes the protein MEGEHKMQYIDIEDLVELSKFLEKEMKNKKNELNELDGKIGDGDLGITMVNFFKGINEFADDYRGNDIGEFLIKGGISANNKASSTMGTLLSSALMEAGKQVKGKDNIDIEDFSMMIEAGINNISEKGGAEPGDKTLLDVLIPINNVIKNSINKSPKPNIIDEVLKTAEENAERTKNMIAQHGRAAYYKEKSKGKIDPGAKAVVFLVEGIKKYINDSPPN